The region GGGTTGGCAAAGATGGTGGAGCCCTCGGGAAACAGCGCCTGCTTCCGGTTGTTGGGCGACATCTCCAGCGCGCGCGCCCGGAACCGTTCCTCGATGGCGCGCAGCGACGGCTCGTCCAGCACCAGCTCGCGCCCGGCGAGCTTCGCCACGCAGGCAGTCGTCAGGTCGTCGGCGGTGGGGCCCAGCCCGCCGGTGCACACCACCAGCTCGGCCTCTTCCAGCGCCCGGCGAAGTGCGCGGATGATGTCGTCTTCGTCGTCCGCCACCGCGAAGCCCGCCACGGGCTGCACACCCAGCGGCTTCAGCTCCGTCGCAAGGAAGCCGGAATTGGTGTCGGTCGTCAGCCCGCCGACGATCTCGTCGCCGATGGCGAGAAAGGCGGCCCTCACTTGCCGCGCATCGCCTTGAGGGCACCCTTCACCATCGCGCGGGGCATGCGGGTGAGCCCGTTGAACTCGCCGCCGGAGCCGATCCACTCGCCACCGTCGATGGTCACCACCTCGCCGTTGATGAACGGCGCCCCGTCCGACACCAGGAAGGCGGCCAGGTTCGCGAGCTCGTCGTGCTCGCCGAAGCGGTTCATGGG is a window of Longimicrobium sp. DNA encoding:
- a CDS encoding SDR family oxidoreductase, with product PMNRFGEHDELANLAAFLVSDGAPFINGEVVTIDGGEWIGSGGEFNGLTRMPRAMVKGALKAMRGK